Within the Drosophila melanogaster chromosome 3R genome, the region TTTTCTTAATGCCTATTTCCCTTCTACTGAAttctttaaaatgtataaaatattcCTGACCTCTTTCGCTTTATAGATTCAGCTCGCCCCAAATCGAAATTCGAGCCCTAGTTGAAGGTCAGATGCTGCATCACCGGGCTGTGGCTGAAGACCTTGGCTACAAATTCGGACCCGAGACACAAATCCTTGTCACAGGAGGCGCATCTGTTAACAAATCAATCCTGCAAACAATTGCCGATGTGTTCAATGCTCCCGTCCATATCCAGGTTAGTTCATACCAACTGTTTCTCAAGTGCAAGCAATTTAAGCAACATGTTTCTTGCAGGATGAAGGATTTGAGGCTGCCCTACTGGGAGCCGCTTATCGATCCGCCTACGCTCTGTACCTTCAAGAGGCAGGTGATGGGGTGACGCCTCTCTGTTACCGAGATTATATCCTAAGTCTGACAAGTAACAAACTGAGCCTTGTATGCGAACCACACAAGGACAGCGAGGAAATCTACGCTCCAATGCTACAACGATATCGCGAAATGGCGCGCGTCCTGTCCAATCCTAACACATAAACTCTCCGAAAGCCCAACGTAACATTCCAGTTTATACTCCGTACATTCACAAACTGATTCCTTCTTAAACGTCTCCTGTAATTGACAGAACTTAAGTGCAATTAACAAATTCTGTGATTGACGatttattacaaatttatgCGAAAccatatacaaataaatttttatatatggCCCACTCCTTATTGTGTCTGGTATGCCTTTAATCTTTGATCCGCCTACTTTTTGCGTCCACCACGCTCCTTGACCTGTAAATGCACCGTGGTTCCGTTTACCAGATTGTAAAAAGCCATGGTATTGCTGTCTTTGAAGAACATTCCCTGAAGGATAGATGTTATTGAAATAATAGTTTTCGAAACATTAGTTGTATTTCTTACCTCATAAAATATCTTCTGCTTGGCCGGTGGCATGCCAGTTTCGTCCTGCAGCTTCGTCTTCAGATTGGCAATGGGTTCAGAAAGTGCCATGGTCACGGCTATCATCTGTCCATTAAGCTTCCACTCTGAtttgtcggaattgggtaCCAAAACCTGAATGGTCACAGGGCTCTGAAATAATTTAAGATGGGTTATATACCAATAGATAGCCAGATATCAAAATCAAACTTACCTTGTGGGTGGCAATAAAGTCTGCTTCTGGAATCAGGTTGTCCTCGCTTCGAATCTTTTTAGAAGGCGGCTCCTCCTCCATTATATCAACAGGTGGAGCAGGTGCAATTTGCTGAGGGATTCCACCAGGCTGCATGTTCATGTAGCCTCCACCACCAGCTCCAAAAGGCGGCtctgcaaaataaaaacgctAAGCCCTCGACGAGATTTGCATACTATTTGTTACTTACGCATCATGGTTGGACGCAGTTGCATCAGCTGCATCACCGGTTGAGGCTGCTGCGGCGGGTGATGGTGGTGCGACTGGTGAGGTGGCGCCTGCTGATGCGGTGGATGGTGATGATGAGGATTATGATGCCCGTGGTGACCACCTCCGCCACCTTGGTGGTGTTGACTCTGGCTGGAGTGACTGTGCTGCGACTTGGTTGACGGCTGCGGCGGAGCTGAAAGCGTCGCCTTGTTGCCCACCGGTTTGGGGCCGATTTTCTCCTTCTCCTCGTCGGGCAGCAGTCCCTTAACCTTGTGGATTTGATGAATTTGTTCCTCCAGAGTGATATTTGCACGTGCTGCTCTCGTGGCCGCCTCCACGCTGGACGTGTGTCCGTCCCAGGTGACGCGATCGTCCTTCTTCGTCTCCTCTTCGCCGAGCTTCTTACCAATGACGGTCTCCTCGTCGCCCACACCAAAGATATCCGTACGACGCTCAGCCAGTTGCTTGAGACTCGCCTCGATGGCAGTGCCCGCGGCGAACACATTGTCTTGATTGATTTTCTCCACAGTATGCTTGTCTCGCTGTTCCACCCAGCGTGGATCCAATAGACCGATGCGCATGTGCTCCGAGACCTTGGAAGCCGGTATTTTCTCTCCTGTAATCGGCGAGATGAGATACTCATCCGTAGGCATTGGCGCCTGCTTCGGTTGCGTTGCCTTAGGATCGTATTTCTTGACCACCACTTTGTCGTGGGTGGGCGGCAGCATTGGCGCAACAGATGGCTGCAACTTAGTGGTTGGAGTGTCCTCATCACTAGAGGCTTCGTCCATGTCTTGCACCTGGGTGTTGTCTCTCTTGGGGCCAGTCGGCTGGCCATACGACGATACGTTCTTCATTTGTATACCCACACGGTTCTCCATTTGCGAGAGTTTCAGACCGCTGTCCAATAGGTTGTTAGCCTGGGAGTCGCCCTCGTCGTCCGACTCGATCTGCATTTCTGTATCGCCCTCTTCGTCCATTAGACGCTCTTCCATTAGCACACGGGCTCCTACCTCGTCGGGATTCGTGGGTGGCGGGAAGTTGCCCGATTCGAATGGCTGATAGTCCACCGTCTCCACCACCACAAAGTCATGCCAATCGATTTGGGCATAGGCCACGCGCTCCCTTTCGATCTTCTCCTCCTCACGGCGGCGTTGTGCTTCTTGGTGACGCTGCCAGTTGGCCCGATATTTAACCTGCTCCAGCACCTGGTTCATGCTGCTCCTGCCCGGTGCGCTCTCGGAACGCAGTTTGCCCAGCAAATCCTTTGGAGGTATCAAGACCTTGGTATACTGCTCCAGCAACTTGGTAAAGTACTGGAAGAGCGAGTGCTGGGGTCGCAGGAAGTCAAACTGAAAGTTACGCTGCTCCCGGCTCATAAGATTGGTCAGAAACTGTCGGCCGTTACGGGCCACAAATTGAGCAGTTAGCTTCACAATGTCCCTGAAAAGATATGCAAGACAATAAGACAGCGATTGGAACTTCCTGGCGAGTGGACACTTACAAATCCAGCGCCGAAATGGAGGGCGGATCGGCTATGAACTCGAATTCAGGTGGAGGTTCCTTTGGTACGAACTGCTGCTCCACCACTTGCTTGAGAAGCTCTTGCTGGCGCTGTTGGGCGGCACTGGTCACCGCCAGCTGCTTCATGCTGGCAAGGGCAGTGATACCGGCATCTGAAACGGTCTCATGTATTAAGAGGAAGTATTAATGGGAAGTGAACGAAAACATACCATTGCCCTCGCGGAACTCGTTGACCTTGTGTCTGTAGTATGCGTGGTAGGGATCTCCGCCATTTAAGAAGTTAAACTTTGGATTGCCCAGCTCATTTTGGCGGATGCGCGCCTCGAATTCCGGTCCATTGCGAGCCACAAAACTGGCGGTCTTGTCAACGATATCTAATAGTTAAAGCTTTGATAACTGAGTATGGGAAACGCTAAATGTGTATTAAATGAATGTATTTTGAGTAAAAAATGGCTAAATTGAGAAAaaagtttgttttctttttggcaaAGGATGCTTCTAACTTCCGGCGGCGGATAGATAATCCCAATGATTGGACCCGACATCGACTTGGGCTGATCATTGCCGAACTGCTCCTCGTTGGCTTCCGCGTCTAAAGTTGCCATGGCTGGTGAAATCGTCCTCTTTTATTGATAAAATCTGATTGCTTTTTGAGAAATGAGAAAACGCTTGTTTAGCCGAAAATTAGAGGTGGAAGGAATAGGGATGGAACAATCGTTGGACTGTTGCCACCGCCATCGATAGTTTTCTTACATTCATGTAGTAATGTTAGGGTGACTCAATAAACGAACTAGTTTCAAGCCGGAACTAGTGAACCACTGGCTCAGCCTATCGATTAATTTGGCGCTGGATTTAAACAATCTGTCGGACAAACCATCAACTCAGGCGTTAATAATGGCTTATAAAATCTTTACATATATATCAGTAGATGGACGGACAAAGGCGTGGGCAGAACTGAACCCCACGGATGAGGtctttatttgcatattatgTTAGTGTTGGTACGGCTTTGTACGGGTGGCTTGATTCAccaagccaaaacaaaaataacatttgTTTACGTTTGTACGACTTTATTCATTCGCTGAGAGAGTCTGCTGCCAGCACGATAgccagatgatgatgatgatgattatcCAGATGATGAGGTTCCCTTGTGCGTGATAACGACCCGACTCATTCTCATTCTCATCGACTCGATTCTGTCGAGATTTGCCCCCAAGCTCAGTAGTCTACGAATCGCTGAGCCGTCGACACGGTTTAATTGGACTGAAAGCGCGGATTAGGTCCGATAGAGTCGCAGTTCGGATCACTTCCTTATCACAAGCTAGCGACGTGACTTAAATCCCATTGACGTGCGGGTATTTTGTGAATCACAACCGGTGGCTGAAAAATCCGAGTTCTAGAACAAAGACACTGCAATGGGTGGAATTCAGTACATCTGCCTGCTGGCTTTCATAATAGGAGCATCATTATTGACAACAATCGATGCTAATTGTGAGTCCGCTAGcagtatttaaattaaactctGTGTTTATAGAGACATTTTGGTGTCAAGTATCTCATTCTCGTGCTAATTTCTTTTAAGAGAGCACAGTCTTCTTCGTGTAGAAAAGTAGACCAAATAGAGGGAAACCTATTAATTTTATAGCTTGTTATTCGGTTTATTatgataataaaaactttattgaagtatataaatatttaattgataaaGCAGAAAGACATTCGTAAAGCGGAGGCTGGTCGTCTCACAGCGATAAATTTCCACAATCACTACGCACTATTTAGCCTGTAATTAAGTACaagtattaaaaatatatacagaAATGGGAAACTGTTTTATTGATCAATGTAAAATGTACTTTCCACTTTCTGCGAGTGCTCAAGCGTTATATCATCATGAATGACTGCATTGGTTTTTACCAGGTTTtcacatttgtttattgtaATAAACATTACTAAATTGTTACATTCAAAAAACCCCATTTGCATATACTTGTTGATAAAGATTCCAATAAATTCCAAAAGCTCACCCCAAGGTTCGCATATATGAGGGCTTATCGCTGAATAAGAATTCCCAATCAACAATTGTTTACTGATCGGATCCAAATAGATTTCTATAAGCGTGAGAAATAATTGATGTTTATTTTTCGAGTAAGATGCAGAGATATTTCACTTGAATTAGCATACTGTATTCAGGTAAATATCTCTTTAATAGGGTATTCACACTTTCAATAACAATACGACTGCATAGAAACCATTCACAAAAGGCCattttttatgattgtatCGTTACCTTTGATATAGTACTTTTAAATTGTCTTGATTAATGTGTTGACAAGACAATTTGTGGAATATTCCAGAACAATTCAATTATACCGTAGATATAAATCATGTTTTCTTTAAATGAGTCAATTTACTTAAAACGGCGCCTAGAAATTGAGATTCCCAAGAGAAATGATGATaatgaaaattataaattaaactaCCCATCtgaataaacttaaatttaacCAATTCATTTGTATCATTTTATGAATCTTCAGCGAGCCGAGATGTTAATGCCGAATTAAACAGGATTCCTGCTTCGAAATGGTTGCAATATGTAGAAACGGCGTTGGACTCAGTAAATAGGCAAAAGCGGTTTGTACAACTGATTACTTTGAAAACCAGTTAACTTTAATGACTTACGCTGATATGTTTAGGATGTGACACTTTTCTGCTGAACTTGGTGCGCGACTTATATTTCCGTATTCGGgcttaaatttaaacattatATTTTACATAATATTACTTAACCATTTTTTCAGACTGGAGGACAATCTATTAGGTTCCGATATCACTGTTAAGAACGGCAGCCTTTCACACGCTCAACTTCTGGATACTTTACCAAGCCTAGCTTCGAAGAAGGACAATAAGCTCGCCCTGAAGATCCTTAAGTCCAGCTTGCTCGTTTTCAACAGCGAATGCCTGCCTAATAATATCGATGGAGACAAGTGCCGCAGTTACCTGGAGCAAAAACCACTTCCGGAGGGCAGTAGCTTGCGAACTGAGTGTGAGAACTCACTCAAGGGAAATCGAGAGGGTCACTATGCTTTCAGAAGGCTACTTGGGAGCAGCCACTACAGGAACGGTTTCTATCAGGTGCGATCCGCTCAGAAAAACAGGATGTAGAAGATGAATTAAATGGTTTATATGGTATTTTTAGATGTTTCCCAATTCCGGAAGACGCGAAACAGTGCCGGCTGCGTGGTCCATTAGTAAGGAGCTGTATGAGCCCGATCACATTCAGATCTCCAAACAACAAACCTTCGAAAGCAATTCCAATTTGGCCCTCCCTCAGTGGGCTCAATTTGTGGAGCATGATCTTAGCAAGCCGGTGTCGCAATCAATGAGTGAGTTTCATATGATGACCTCTTCCTTTTGTACTTAACATACTTAAAACCAAAGTATatcaatttatatatttatattgttaaAATTGTTTCAATTAACGATTTCTCCGTTCCCAGGCAATGGAGCCCCAATAGAGTGCTGCAGCCGTGACCAGATCAACCTTCAGCCGCGTCACCACCACCCGGCATGTGCTCCGATTCTGTACCAGCCCGGTGGGAAATACGACGTGCCCAGCTGCCTTAACTATGTGCGAAGTGCTCTGGCCGTGGCTGATTGCAATTTCGGTGGCGCCGAACAAGTAAGAAGAATTCAATTGTGAAAAACCATGTAAAAATATCACTGATTGCTTACTTctattatatgtatgtagctcAACCAGGCCACGGGGTCCTTGGATCTATCGCAACTCTATGGTTTCACCGCAGCGGCGGAGAGAAAGTTGCGTGTTCTCGAGGGCGGTTTGTTAAGGTCAACTCCTCGTGGAGAATTCGACAACGCCCTCCTGCCCATCGCCACCGATACGGAAGGACCATCGTTCTGCGCCAGGGCAACAATTGGTGATGGCACCTGCTTTGCTGCCGGAGATTCGCGGGTGAATAGCAGTCCGTTCTCCATACTGATCTACACGATCTTCATGCGCAATCACAACAAAGTGGCTGCCGAGCTGAAGCAAAGGAATCCCCGGTGGAGCGATGAAAAGCTCTTCCAAGCTGCCAAGGCAGTCAATGTGGATATATATCGTCGAGTGGTCATTGAGGAGTGGCTGCCAGAGGTGCTCGGCCAGAAGATGTCCAGTGAGATTAGGAGAAAACAGCCTAATCGTGCTTTGGAGGTCTCCAATGAGTTTGCGGTGGCTGCCATTCGATTTTACTTCTCTATGCTGCCCAATGAGCTCCTAAATCTGACCAAGGATAACGTAGTCTACGGTACTGAGAAGTGAGTGTCACAATCTGATGAAgaataaattaagaaattcATTTCCATATAAATTACTAATACGACAAGTTGGCCAGAATctttaaacttttaataacatttaactttCTTACAGAAACAACCAATATGTGTTTATTAGCAAGGAGCTACCAACTAAAAACCTTTTTGAGCTCAAGGAAGAAATCTACAAACCAAAGTTGCAGTACACTTCCCAAAAGTTGAATAACATCCTTGAGAGTTTGCTCAATCAGGAGACCATGAAGATGGACGCTGCCTACTCCGGTGGTGTAAGCCAAatgattttgatattttatagcttctgaaattcattttttaacTAACAGGTCGTCTGGCACAAGGACACCAAGCCAACCCATGCCGATATTTTGGCCTTCGATATCCAAAGGGGGAGAGATCACGGTCTGCTGCCATATTATCGGTACTTGGAATCGTGTGTGTTGTCCAGACCCGTAGAAAGCTGGAAAGATTTTGAGCATTTCATTCCCAGTGATGTAggtcttttatttatttattatttatattttaatttttttttaatataattttaaaatattcattcaACAAGGTCTTGGATAAGCTGAAAACAATATACGCCAGTTGGGCTGATGTGGACCTCATTGTGGGTGGTATTTCGGAGAATCCTGTTCATGGATCCATTGGCCCCACCTTCAGTTGCATTATCTGTATGAGTTATACTGCTagcaaatgtatatatatcactCAATTACTTTTCTTATAGCTGAGCAATTCGTACATGTTCTGAAACAAAACCAGCAAAAAGCTGTCCAAAAACACACTGAACTGGTGGAGCAATATCGCCACTTCAATGGAACCAAACTCCTTTGCCTGAATTCCGGCCTTTCAGCTGTTCCCCAGAATATCTTCCAGTTGCCATCGGCCAGGTTAGTAttggaaaaaaaatcataatagATCACCTGTCACTCGCTTGAGTCACAGTCCGTACACAATTTGATTCACATTTGATATTATACTGAGTACTGGAGTGATAAGCTCAGCAACCAAAATTATCTACAACCTTaatgattgttttttctttcgCGTTTCCTTACAGAAATCAAATGGTCTCTTGTGAAGACGTCTAGAGGTTGACAAAACAACGCTGCTCACATTTAAGATTGTttccaaaccaaaaaaaaatatatataagagTCAAAACTCATTAAATACCTCAATCTTGATTCTTATTATCTTATTGCTATATTGGTTGTTAACTATACGTTTTGTCTAAGGGAACATCGAATTACAGGTAGAATTACATGACATAGACATGAATTTACAGATCAATTGTGTCTGGTTGACACTTTTGATAACTCTCAATTCAGAAGCGGATCGTTAAAGTCACGCAATATTACTATACTCAAAGTTGTTGCAGAAAGTGTTGCGGACAGTGCGGTACGtgtatttccattttcaacAATTCCCATTTTCAACTGTAATGAGGGTCGCTTTTTTCTGTTATTACGTGAAGTAGTAGTCATTAAAAGGCAAGAATGTCACAATTTGCTCCAATAAAAGTTATTGGCCAATAAACGAATAAAATAGTTACCCCAGACCCTAAGCATGATTGTTTTAAAGCTCTTTATTTATGATGAAGGACTTTCTTAAGTTAGGAATGATTCATAGGCAACATACAAAATACATGATATGATAATACGAGTAGAATAAGATATAAAGTAAGTTGTATGTAGATTTAATTGATCGAAATTATGCGCGCACGTCATGACATAAGTAattttcatttccgttttttgaaaaatagtCATCAAGACGTTTTTAATGATTTCTGTAAAGATTAAAACAACCATAGAGATGCATTTTTGCGATATAAAACTTATACTTAAGTTTTATTCAAGAACACTTTCACTTTTTCGCCAATCAATAATAAGCTATTTAAGTAATGTGTTAATGGAACTTAAAGAAATTCCTAGTAATTACTATCTTTAATTGAAAGTAAGATTTGTTGTTGGTAACAGGGTCAACTGCTGACCATTTCATACGATCCCACAGTGGGCCGATATCAAAATCAAGGCCCAAGGGTAGCAGACTCTCTCATAAGGAATGGTAttcgtatttgtatttgttgctcTGCTTCCAGATAAGATTGAAAAAGTGCCTATGAGCACCAAGAGATAAGGcacacttttgcttttgcgaTAACGCACCATCGCAATTTCAGGCAATCAATTAATGAGCCAGCTGATATCGCCGATTCCCATTCCCTTTGGGCCAGCCAACGTCAGTTAGTTGGAGTTGGAATTCGATTCACAGCGGGTCGAGAGTTGTAGATCGGGTCGAGAAAAaagagcaaataaataaataaagagcACAGTGGGCAGCACACAAGGTAACCAATCCATCGGTTCTTCTAAGCCCGTAAATCAACATACCAACGATATGTCTCAGACATCTGTATCTTAGGATCTGATGTCATGCCAGTgaaagcaataaataaatctcgAAACACGGCGGTAAATAATTGACCCACAATCACGGCCTAAAAATACGCGATTAACTCTTATATTCGAGTCCTTATGTAATAAGCTGCCATTAACGATTGCTTCATGAGCGAAGAATTTCCTGGCTTGTGATAACtgcaaaacagaaataaaGTAACGCCAGCAAACTGAAAAAGCAAAGCAATCGCAAACACAGTGCCAATTGCGTTTATCTAATCGGACAGGTAGCTACCACACAGGTGAAATAGGTACTCtcctatgtacatatgtacacctATGTACTTCTAAATGCAAAGGTATCTAATGGTAGCCATCTATCTGATTCGCATTGCCCATTGGGAATCAATAGTTTACCAGAACGCTTTGATTACACACCGCCGCAATG harbors:
- the Sf3a1 gene encoding splicing factor 3a subunit 1, which translates into the protein MATLDAEANEEQFGNDQPKSMSGPIIGIIYPPPEVRNIVDKTASFVARNGPEFEARIRQNELGNPKFNFLNGGDPYHAYYRHKVNEFREGNDAGITALASMKQLAVTSAAQQRQQELLKQVVEQQFVPKEPPPEFEFIADPPSISALDLDIVKLTAQFVARNGRQFLTNLMSREQRNFQFDFLRPQHSLFQYFTKLLEQYTKVLIPPKDLLGKLRSESAPGRSSMNQVLEQVKYRANWQRHQEAQRRREEEKIERERVAYAQIDWHDFVVVETVDYQPFESGNFPPPTNPDEVGARVLMEERLMDEEGDTEMQIESDDEGDSQANNLLDSGLKLSQMENRVGIQMKNVSSYGQPTGPKRDNTQVQDMDEASSDEDTPTTKLQPSVAPMLPPTHDKVVVKKYDPKATQPKQAPMPTDEYLISPITGEKIPASKVSEHMRIGLLDPRWVEQRDKHTVEKINQDNVFAAGTAIEASLKQLAERRTDIFGVGDEETVIGKKLGEEETKKDDRVTWDGHTSSVEAATRAARANITLEEQIHQIHKVKGLLPDEEKEKIGPKPVGNKATLSAPPQPSTKSQHSHSSQSQHHQGGGGGHHGHHNPHHHHPPHQQAPPHQSHHHHPPQQPQPVMQLMQLRPTMMQPPFGAGGGGYMNMQPGGIPQQIAPAPPVDIMEEEPPSKKIRSEDNLIPEADFIATHKSPVTIQVLVPNSDKSEWKLNGQMIAVTMALSEPIANLKTKLQDETGMPPAKQKIFYEGMFFKDSNTMAFYNLVNGTTVHLQVKERGGRKK
- the Irc gene encoding Immune-regulated catalase, isoform A, encoding MGGIQYICLLAFIIGASLLTTIDANSSRDVNAELNRIPASKWLQYVETALDSVNRQKRLEDNLLGSDITVKNGSLSHAQLLDTLPSLASKKDNKLALKILKSSLLVFNSECLPNNIDGDKCRSYLEQKPLPEGSSLRTECENSLKGNREGHYAFRRLLGSSHYRNGFYQMFPNSGRRETVPAAWSISKELYEPDHIQISKQQTFESNSNLALPQWAQFVEHDLSKPVSQSMSNGAPIECCSRDQINLQPRHHHPACAPILYQPGGKYDVPSCLNYVRSALAVADCNFGGAEQLNQATGSLDLSQLYGFTAAAERKLRVLEGGLLRSTPRGEFDNALLPIATDTEGPSFCARATIGDGTCFAAGDSRVNSSPFSILIYTIFMRNHNKVAAELKQRNPRWSDEKLFQAAKAVNVDIYRRVVIEEWLPEVLGQKMSSEIRRKQPNRALEVSNEFAVAAIRFYFSMLPNELLNLTKDNVVYGTEKNNQYVFISKELPTKNLFELKEEIYKPKLQYTSQKLNNILESLLNQETMKMDAAYSGGVVWHKDTKPTHADILAFDIQRGRDHGLLPYYRYLESCVLSRPVESWKDFEHFIPSDVLDKLKTIYASWADVDLIVGGISENPVHGSIGPTFSCIISEQFVHVLKQNQQKAVQKHTELVEQYRHFNGTKLLCLNSGLSAVPQNIFQLPSARNQMVSCEDV